CACTAAAGACAAACAGTAAGAATTACGATCGTAAATATTTAGAAATTATTGTTGAATTCGTCGACATTATCCGCCGACACTGGTGACAGATGGATAACGATCAAAGACACACGAAGGCAGAGACGTGCTGTTTCCccgatgcaaaaacaaaacaccagcTAAATTGATGTGGCAATCCAGTTATTTATTCTCAatttctaaatttaaaaaaacaattgatgtGGAAGTGTTTCTTACCAGCATAAGAGAGCTACAATGAGGCACACGATCAGAATACGCAGCCTCTTCATTATCTTCCCACGGGGAGCAACATCCTCGCTTTTTGGAGCTTCTTTCGAATCTATCACATatataaaagagaaaatattaatCTCAGTCCTCCGTCGTGTCAAAAGTTTGAAAATGACTTCGCAGCTGTCGACGTGCAGGCCGGGTGATAATCTTTAAAGAGTGCTAATTTCCATTGTGCGTTTCAGGCTGCTGTTGACGGCTAGCCTGGAAATGTAGCCACTCCCTTATCGGGAAAGGTGGCCAATGACCAGGCAGATACAGAATTGACAGCCAACCAGTGGAGACTCTTCAACAACTGTGCGGAAATAGCACTGTCCACCAGAATGAGTTGGACGCTTTTAAACACGACGCGTCATCGTTTACCTTGATAATAAATTGATTAGATGTGTATGTTGTAACAGAGGTGCAAACGTCGCACTTGGAAATCGTGTTTTTTGGGCCACATTTATTTAATAGTGTTTTTGGAAGATAAATAAACCTGCTCGATTCGTCATTTATGCCCCCAGTTGTGTGTGAACATCGCGTACTTTTGCGATTTTTGTGTGTTCATGTTATTAATAACAAAACGTGTAATCAACTTGCATTAAAAATCCCCAtgtatcattatttttatatttttcccaGATTGAAACTTTTAATAGGTGtctgaaatataaaatatatattttttacaacctgtaaattgaattggaaaaaaacaatcaatcaaaACCGGAATTTTACCAGATAATACAATCCAGTGAGACCGATGTCTCTTTCTgtccaaaacatttgaaaagagaaccgttaaaaatataaatgaatgtgtTAAAGCCGAACAGTTTTGTCACATTGAACACGATATacaatgatttatttaaaaacctAAATGCTTTTCAGTAATGTAAATGCCAAGATTACAAATATATATGACGTATTTTCAATttgtttggaaatatttttgcTCTAAGCATGTTTCACTCGatgctgaattaaaaaaaatatatatactacgtATTGACTAAAAAGCACGAAtgacaaaaagagaaaaccTTTGCATTGTCGCCCCCTGGCGTTAATTTCTGTATCGTGTTTCTAATTATAAAACGTGGGTGGTTGTGGTTCTAgttataatcatttaaaaaaataaaaatcagcaaAAAATCGTCTTTAAAACGATTACAAAAACACTGACGGAAACACACGAAcagtaatgttgtttttttatgaagaaaaaaaaaatcttatcagGCGGGGTCCTTAGATGTCGCGTGTTTCTCGGACTCAAGTCTAGCAAGTTTTTCCCAGTTAAAGCAAACATTAGAGACTCCATCACCAGCTTTACTGATCGCATTACTTTATCGACAATGGCCACCGTGAGGCCGTTGGCGTGTGTATTGTCGGTATTACTTGTCGCTCTTTCCGAGAGGTTTTCGGTGCTGGCCGTCTTCTCGCAGTCTTTGGACAGCGACTTTACGTTCACTCTGCCCGGCGGTCAGAAGGAATGTTTCTACCAGACGATGAAGAAAGGCGCCTCACTGGAAATAGAATATCAGGTGGAGACCACTCTAGTCAAATGTCTTGTATTagaaaaattcatattttgctTGTCTTAGCATGTGGCACGTGATCTGGACAATGTCATAATGTCAGTGTCAATAAAATCTAGGATTTAAGGGGGGACAAACTTAATCGAGACAAACTTAATCGAAGTTGTGATGCATGTTTTCCACTTGCTTATTTATTGGAGATGGAATGACATACTATATTTATACTAAAATATTTGGACGGAAGTAGGGAAGACAGAAAAGTAGAAATGGAAAGGGTAAAAAGAAGTGCATGTAGGGAAAAAAACTCAGAGAGCAAGAACCAACTCCTCAATGTAaattttttgtttactttgttATAGTACATTTAATTTGATCGCTGTATGTATTCTCCATAAGACTTGGATTTTTTCTATTgttcaaaataattaaaaaaaaaaagagtaacatGGAGGAAATAGTGGCATGACTTCTGTAGTGTAACAacttcaaaataataaaataatagtgTTCTGTTTGATTTATTGGGCTTTTATTTCTAATTTTCCAGCTAACCCTTTCCAATATTAAATCATTATATTACTGACCTGCCAAAGCACTAAAGGAGCCAGGAAGGAAAACATGACGGGAAATAATAAACTTTGCATGTAATACTATCTTTGTACTGTATGTTAACACAGGTCTTAGATGGCGCGGGTTTGGACGTAAATTTTGACATCTCCTCTCCGACTGGGGAGCTGCTGTACATCGACCATCACAGGTCGGACGGAATGCACACGTGAGTTAAACATCACGTCATCGCCAGAAAATATGTGTTGTTTTGTAAACGAGTCAAATATTCCTACTTTAGCGTCGAGACGGAGGACGGAGACTACGCCTTCTGTTTCAGCAGCGACTCGGAGAAGCTGGTCTTCTTCGAGCTCATCCTGGACAACATGGACACCGATGAGGAACCCGACGATTGGAAGGAGTACATTCACGGCACGGACATGTTGGACATGAAATTGGAGGACATTATGGTGAGACggcataaacaacaacaaaaaatctgtCTTAATGTTTCCCTTCATTTTTATCAGTTGGATATTGATTGACAGGATGGCAATAGTATTAAAGGGCACTTTGTCCAGTGGTGTATTTGCCAAATTGGGTGCAAAGCGACCTAGCAGACTAAATGGGACGCATTCCAGGCCAGTTTTGTGAACTCTCACCTATCAGTTTGTAAGACTCCAGGCCAATTGTTTTGCGACAGCGAGCTCCGTTCTGGTGAATTGTGTCAAAGGGCGCGCAGGCGTCACTTTACTCTAAGAGGGGAAATgcatcttctattttttttccctccatccCAGTGACTGCCATTGAAAGCAATAGGAGTTTTTGAGATGAGCCGACAACCAGCTTATACAGAAATAACGTGaaatttaatgttattttactgTGGGCCTTACATTTCGTCTCTAAATGTATATTCGaagcaaaaaaactgcattgagaAAAGTTCAACTATGAAGATAATGCAAGTATGCAGCTGTATCTTTGTTTtccaaaacataaacaaatgtaaaaatgtaaaatacaatttaaaaaaatttaaaaatcagaGAATaattatacatatgtatattattAATTTGATTATCAATTGATTAATCGTTTCAGCTGCAACTCAGTTCAAAGGGA
Above is a genomic segment from Stigmatopora argus isolate UIUO_Sarg chromosome 8, RoL_Sarg_1.0, whole genome shotgun sequence containing:
- the tmed5 gene encoding transmembrane emp24 domain-containing protein 5, which encodes MKKKKILSGGVLRCRVFLGLKSSKFFPVKANIRDSITSFTDRITLSTMATVRPLACVLSVLLVALSERFSVLAVFSQSLDSDFTFTLPGGQKECFYQTMKKGASLEIEYQVLDGAGLDVNFDISSPTGELLYIDHHRSDGMHTVETEDGDYAFCFSSDSEKLVFFELILDNMDTDEEPDDWKEYIHGTDMLDMKLEDIMETIRSVKSRLGKSMHIQTALRAFEARDRNLQESNFDRVNFWSMVNLAVMVVVSCVQVYVVRSLF